From a single Streptomyces sp. 1331.2 genomic region:
- the meaB gene encoding methylmalonyl Co-A mutase-associated GTPase MeaB, producing MPPRTIDLDSYATGVLDGSRAWIARAVTLVESTRPDHRALAQQLLQRLLPHAGGAIRVGITGVPGVGKSTFIDSFGTMLTGLGHRVAVLAVDPTSSRTGGSILGDKTRMERLAVDPAAFVRPSPTSGTLGGVAKATRESMVVMEAAGYDVVLIETVGVGQSETAVAGMVDTFLLLSLARTGDQLQGIKKGVLELADVIAVNKADGPHERDAKAAARELAGALRLLQAPDAAWTPPVLTCSGRDGAGLDVLWERLQQHRKVLDATGALAAKRRDQQVEWTWAMVHDQLYARLHEHPEVRRLAPELEAGVRSGTLPAGLAAQQILDSFFG from the coding sequence ATGCCTCCTCGGACGATCGACCTCGACAGCTACGCGACGGGCGTGCTGGACGGCTCGCGCGCCTGGATCGCGCGCGCCGTCACCCTCGTCGAATCCACCCGGCCCGACCACCGCGCACTCGCGCAGCAACTGCTCCAGCGGCTGCTGCCGCACGCGGGCGGGGCGATCCGGGTGGGCATCACCGGGGTGCCGGGTGTCGGCAAGTCGACCTTCATCGACTCCTTCGGCACCATGCTGACGGGGCTGGGGCATCGCGTCGCCGTCCTCGCCGTCGACCCGACGTCCAGCCGGACGGGCGGCTCCATCCTGGGCGACAAGACCCGGATGGAGCGCCTGGCCGTCGACCCTGCCGCGTTCGTCCGGCCGTCCCCGACCTCGGGGACGCTGGGCGGGGTCGCCAAGGCCACCCGGGAATCCATGGTGGTCATGGAAGCGGCCGGCTACGACGTCGTGCTGATCGAGACGGTGGGCGTCGGCCAGTCCGAGACCGCCGTCGCCGGAATGGTCGACACCTTCCTGCTGCTCAGCCTCGCCCGCACCGGCGACCAGTTGCAGGGCATCAAGAAGGGCGTCCTGGAACTGGCCGACGTCATCGCCGTCAACAAGGCCGACGGCCCGCACGAACGCGACGCCAAAGCCGCCGCCCGCGAACTCGCCGGCGCCCTAAGGCTGTTGCAGGCCCCGGACGCCGCCTGGACCCCGCCGGTGCTGACCTGCAGCGGGCGGGACGGCGCCGGGCTCGACGTGCTGTGGGAGCGGCTGCAGCAGCACCGCAAGGTCCTGGACGCCACCGGCGCCCTCGCCGCCAAGCGCCGCGACCAGCAGGTGGAGTGGACCTGGGCCATGGTCCACGACCAGCTGTACGCGCGGTTGCACGAGCACCCCGAAGTGCGGCGCCTCGCTCCCGAGTTGGAGGCCGGCGTACGATCCGGAACCCTGCCGGCCGGGCTGGCCGCCCAGCAGATCCTGGACAGCTTCTTCGGCTGA
- the scpA gene encoding methylmalonyl-CoA mutase, with protein sequence MIPDFTGIGLDGGTRGPVTDAQWQSAWRESTGKDVDEQVWDTPEGIGVKPLYTAADLAGLDFLETYPGIAPYLRGPYPTMYVNQPWTVRQYAGFSTAEESNAFYRRNLAAGQKGLSVAFDLPTHRGYDSDHPRVTGDVGMAGVAIDSIYDMRQLFDGIPLDRMSVSMTMNGAVLPVLALYIVAAEEQGVPAEKLAGTIQNDILKEFMVRNTYIYPPQPSMRIISDIFAYTSQKMPRYNSISISGYHIQEAGATADLELAYTLADGVEYLRAGLDVGLDVDAFAPRLSFFWAIGMNFFMEVAKLRAARLLWAKLVKQFDPKNAKSLSLRTHSQTSGWSLTAQDVFNNVTRTCVEAMAATQGHTQSLHTNALDEALALPTDFSARIARNTQLLLQQESGTCRVIDPWGGSAYVEKLTNDLAARAWQHIQEVEAAGGMAKAIDAGIPKMRVEEAAARTQARIDSGRQPVIGVNKYRVESDEQIDVLKVDNSSVRARQIEKLRRLREERDEAVCQDALRALTAAAEAGPQRDGSLDGNLLHLAVNAARAMATVGEISDALEKVYGRHSGQIRTISGVYRDEAGPSASLQRTRDLVEQFEQAEGRRPRILVAKMGQDGHDRGQKVIATAFADLGFTVDVGPLFQTPAEVARQAVEADVHIVGVSSLAAGHLTLVPALRAELAAAGREDITIVVGGVIPPQDFDALFEAGAAAVFPPGTVIPDAAYDLLKSLAADLGHEL encoded by the coding sequence ATGATCCCCGACTTCACCGGAATCGGGCTGGACGGCGGCACCCGCGGGCCGGTCACCGACGCCCAGTGGCAGTCCGCCTGGCGGGAGTCCACCGGCAAGGACGTCGACGAGCAGGTCTGGGACACCCCCGAGGGCATCGGCGTCAAGCCGCTGTACACCGCGGCCGACCTCGCCGGGCTGGACTTCCTGGAGACCTACCCCGGGATCGCCCCGTACCTGCGCGGGCCGTACCCGACCATGTACGTCAACCAGCCGTGGACCGTCCGCCAGTACGCGGGCTTCTCCACCGCCGAGGAGTCCAACGCCTTCTACCGCCGCAACCTCGCGGCCGGCCAGAAGGGCCTCTCCGTCGCCTTCGACCTGCCGACCCACCGCGGCTACGACAGCGACCACCCGCGCGTCACCGGGGACGTCGGCATGGCGGGCGTCGCCATCGACTCGATCTACGACATGCGCCAGCTCTTCGACGGCATCCCGCTCGACCGGATGTCGGTGTCGATGACCATGAACGGCGCCGTGCTGCCCGTCCTGGCGCTGTACATCGTCGCCGCCGAGGAACAGGGCGTGCCCGCCGAGAAGCTGGCCGGGACCATCCAGAACGACATCCTCAAGGAGTTCATGGTCCGCAACACCTACATCTACCCGCCGCAGCCGTCGATGCGGATCATCTCGGACATCTTCGCGTACACCTCGCAGAAGATGCCCCGGTACAACTCGATCTCCATCTCCGGCTACCACATCCAGGAGGCCGGTGCCACGGCCGACCTGGAGCTGGCCTACACCCTCGCCGACGGGGTCGAGTACCTGCGCGCGGGCCTGGACGTGGGCCTGGACGTGGACGCCTTCGCGCCGCGGCTGTCGTTCTTCTGGGCGATCGGCATGAACTTCTTCATGGAGGTCGCCAAGCTGCGCGCCGCCCGGCTGCTCTGGGCCAAGCTGGTCAAGCAGTTCGACCCGAAGAACGCCAAGTCGCTGTCGCTGCGCACCCATTCGCAGACCTCCGGCTGGTCCCTCACCGCGCAGGACGTGTTCAACAACGTCACCCGCACGTGTGTGGAGGCGATGGCCGCCACCCAGGGCCACACCCAGTCGCTGCACACCAACGCCCTCGACGAGGCGCTCGCGCTGCCCACCGACTTCTCCGCGCGCATCGCCCGCAACACCCAGCTACTGCTGCAGCAGGAGTCCGGAACCTGCCGGGTCATCGACCCGTGGGGCGGCTCTGCCTACGTCGAGAAGCTGACCAACGACCTGGCGGCCCGCGCCTGGCAGCACATCCAGGAGGTCGAGGCGGCCGGCGGCATGGCCAAGGCCATCGACGCCGGCATCCCCAAGATGCGCGTCGAGGAGGCCGCCGCCCGCACCCAGGCGCGCATCGACTCCGGCCGCCAGCCGGTCATCGGCGTCAACAAGTACCGGGTGGAGAGCGACGAGCAGATCGACGTGCTCAAGGTCGACAACTCCTCGGTGCGGGCCCGGCAGATCGAGAAGCTGCGCCGACTGCGCGAGGAGCGCGACGAGGCCGTCTGCCAGGACGCCCTGCGCGCCCTGACGGCCGCCGCCGAGGCCGGCCCGCAGCGCGACGGCTCCCTCGACGGCAACCTGCTGCACCTGGCCGTCAACGCGGCCCGGGCCATGGCCACCGTCGGCGAGATCTCCGACGCCCTGGAGAAGGTGTACGGCCGTCACTCCGGCCAGATCCGTACCATCTCCGGTGTGTACCGAGACGAAGCGGGCCCCTCGGCCTCCCTCCAGCGCACCCGCGACCTGGTCGAGCAGTTCGAGCAGGCCGAAGGCCGCCGACCGCGCATCCTCGTCGCCAAGATGGGCCAGGACGGCCACGACCGCGGCCAGAAGGTCATCGCCACCGCCTTCGCCGACCTCGGCTTCACCGTGGACGTCGGCCCGCTGTTCCAGACCCCGGCCGAGGTCGCCCGCCAGGCCGTCGAGGCCGACGTGCACATCGTCGGCGTCTCCTCGCTGGCCGCCGGACACCTCACCCTGGTGCCCGCGCTGCGCGCCGAACTCGCCGCGGCCGGGCGGGAGGACATCACCATCGTGGTCGGCGGAGTCATCCCCCCGCAGGACTTCGACGCCCTGTTCGAGGCGGGCGCGGCGGCGGTCTTCCCGCCCGGGACGGTCATCCCGGACGCGGCGTACGACCTGCTGAAGTCCCTGGCGGCCGACCTCGGCCACGAGCTGTAG
- a CDS encoding methylmalonyl-CoA mutase subunit beta, whose translation MKVPPEGLPLAAEFPAAHREQWQQLVQGVLRKSGAQPEDGAAAEQVLATTLQDGLAARPLYTAEDTAVNPGYPGFPPFVRGGRPQGSAVAGWDVRQRHTDPDRQRTNEAVLADLENGVGSLWLELGGEGLPVDALPEALTGVYLDLAAVALDAGPEFTDAAEQLFKLYEQREVSPGAAAGNLGADPLGLQARTGDTARTDALLAEATALAARCAAGYPGVRALTVDALPYHEAGASPAQELGCSLATGVAYLRALTAAGLSVDAALGQLEFRYAADADQFLTIAKFRAARRLWARVAEVSGASGKASAQRQHAVTSRVMMTARDPWVNMLRTTIACLAAGVGGADAVTVLPFDSALGLPDAFARRIARNTQSILLEESHLARVVDPAGGSWYVEQLGEELAQAAWAWFQEIERAGGQQAALGSGLVGERIAATWAERSVKLAKRREPVTGVSEFPHLDEQPLVREAAPAGRTGGLPQVRRAEAYEALRDRSDALLAATGQRPKLFLASIGTAAAHTARTTFAANLFQAGGIATASTESVDPAAFAEAFRASGATVACLCSSDALYGEHAPAVAAALRAAGARRVLLAGRLGELPDGVDQFIHAGGDAVATLTGLLNLITDESEAAR comes from the coding sequence ATGAAGGTCCCGCCCGAAGGGCTCCCCCTCGCCGCCGAGTTTCCGGCCGCGCACCGTGAGCAGTGGCAGCAGCTCGTGCAGGGCGTGCTGCGCAAGTCCGGTGCCCAGCCCGAGGACGGCGCCGCCGCCGAGCAGGTACTCGCCACGACCCTCCAGGACGGGCTCGCCGCCCGGCCGCTGTACACCGCCGAGGACACCGCGGTCAACCCCGGGTACCCGGGCTTCCCGCCCTTCGTCCGCGGCGGCCGCCCCCAGGGCTCGGCCGTCGCCGGCTGGGACGTACGCCAGCGGCACACCGACCCGGACCGGCAGCGCACCAACGAGGCCGTCCTGGCCGACCTGGAGAACGGCGTCGGCTCGCTCTGGCTGGAACTCGGCGGCGAGGGCCTGCCGGTGGACGCCCTGCCCGAGGCGCTGACCGGGGTGTACCTGGACCTGGCCGCCGTGGCGCTCGACGCCGGACCCGAATTCACCGACGCCGCCGAGCAGTTGTTCAAGCTCTACGAGCAGCGCGAGGTCTCCCCCGGCGCGGCCGCCGGCAACCTCGGCGCCGACCCGCTGGGCCTGCAGGCGCGCACCGGCGACACCGCCCGCACCGACGCCCTGCTCGCCGAGGCCACCGCCCTGGCCGCCCGCTGCGCCGCCGGCTACCCCGGCGTCCGGGCGCTGACCGTCGACGCCCTGCCGTACCACGAGGCCGGCGCCTCCCCCGCCCAGGAACTCGGCTGCTCGCTCGCCACCGGCGTCGCCTACCTGCGCGCGCTCACCGCGGCCGGACTCTCCGTGGACGCCGCGCTCGGCCAGCTGGAGTTCCGCTACGCGGCCGACGCCGACCAGTTCCTGACGATCGCCAAGTTCCGTGCCGCGCGCCGCCTCTGGGCCCGCGTCGCCGAGGTGTCCGGCGCCTCCGGCAAGGCCTCGGCGCAGCGTCAGCACGCCGTCACCTCCCGGGTGATGATGACCGCCCGCGACCCGTGGGTGAACATGCTGCGCACCACCATCGCCTGCCTGGCCGCCGGGGTCGGCGGCGCCGACGCCGTCACCGTGCTGCCCTTCGACAGCGCGCTCGGCCTGCCCGACGCCTTCGCCCGCCGGATCGCCCGCAACACCCAGTCGATCCTGCTGGAGGAGTCCCACCTGGCCCGGGTGGTCGACCCGGCCGGCGGCTCCTGGTACGTCGAGCAGCTGGGCGAGGAGCTGGCGCAGGCCGCCTGGGCCTGGTTCCAGGAGATCGAGCGGGCCGGCGGACAGCAGGCCGCCCTCGGGTCCGGACTGGTCGGCGAGCGGATCGCCGCCACCTGGGCCGAGCGCTCCGTCAAGCTCGCCAAGCGGCGCGAACCCGTCACCGGTGTCAGCGAGTTCCCGCACCTCGACGAGCAGCCGCTGGTCCGCGAGGCCGCGCCGGCCGGGCGCACGGGCGGCCTGCCGCAGGTGCGCCGCGCCGAGGCCTACGAGGCGTTGCGGGACCGCTCCGACGCCCTCCTCGCCGCGACCGGGCAGCGGCCGAAGCTGTTCCTGGCCTCGATCGGCACCGCCGCGGCGCACACCGCGCGCACCACCTTCGCGGCCAACCTGTTCCAGGCGGGCGGCATCGCGACGGCCTCGACCGAGTCCGTCGATCCGGCCGCGTTCGCCGAGGCGTTCCGCGCCTCCGGCGCCACCGTCGCCTGTCTCTGCTCCAGCGACGCCCTGTACGGCGAGCACGCCCCCGCCGTCGCCGCGGCCCTGCGGGCGGCCGGCGCCCGGCGGGTGCTGCTGGCCGGTCGGCTCGGCGAACTGCCGGACGGCGTCGACCAGTTCATCCACGCGGGCGGGGACGCGGTCGCGACCCTGACCGGTCTGCTCAACCTGATCACCGACGAGAGCGAGGCGGCCCGATGA
- a CDS encoding C40 family peptidase, whose translation MGKRRKPSPPSRARMAVLTTAMAAGGAVLASGTAHAEPTPTLASVKEQVDQLNEEAEQAIERFNGFQAKQQNLQGEANRIQEKVVRGQEAMNELRTRLGSVAADQYRNNGIDPSVQLMLDSDPAGYLERAAVQNQVSETQAGLLKQAQDEQRRLDQDRAEATATLAALDSVGKQLAEQKNDIQTKLAKSQEMLNKLSAEDRAKINAQQSAEKAKAEAKQAAAAAAADRASRSADRPDPGAPVPAASGRAATIIAFAQAQLGKPYGWSRTGPDSFDCSGLTSMAYKAAGVRISRMSQDQWNDGPHVDRANLQPGDLVFFYDDIHHVGLYIGDGKMIHAPRTGKNIEVLPISVMPYKGAVRPA comes from the coding sequence ATGGGAAAGCGCCGCAAGCCCAGCCCCCCGAGCCGGGCCCGCATGGCGGTCCTCACCACGGCCATGGCGGCCGGTGGCGCGGTCCTCGCCTCCGGCACCGCCCACGCCGAGCCCACGCCGACCCTCGCCTCCGTCAAGGAGCAGGTGGACCAGCTCAACGAGGAGGCCGAGCAGGCGATCGAGCGCTTCAACGGCTTCCAGGCCAAGCAGCAGAACCTCCAGGGCGAGGCCAACCGGATCCAGGAGAAGGTCGTCCGCGGACAGGAGGCGATGAACGAGCTGCGCACCCGGCTCGGTTCGGTCGCCGCCGACCAGTACCGCAACAACGGCATCGACCCGTCCGTCCAGCTGATGCTCGACTCCGACCCGGCCGGCTACCTGGAGCGCGCCGCGGTGCAGAACCAGGTCTCCGAGACCCAGGCGGGCCTGCTCAAGCAGGCCCAGGACGAGCAGCGCAGGCTCGACCAGGACCGCGCCGAGGCCACCGCGACCCTGGCCGCGCTCGACTCGGTCGGCAAGCAGCTGGCGGAGCAGAAGAACGACATCCAGACCAAGCTGGCCAAGTCGCAGGAGATGCTCAACAAGCTCAGCGCCGAGGACCGCGCCAAGATCAACGCCCAGCAGTCCGCGGAGAAGGCCAAGGCCGAGGCCAAGCAGGCCGCCGCAGCCGCCGCGGCCGACCGGGCCTCCCGCTCCGCCGACCGCCCCGACCCGGGCGCCCCGGTGCCGGCCGCGAGCGGCCGGGCCGCGACCATCATCGCCTTCGCCCAGGCCCAGCTCGGCAAGCCGTACGGCTGGAGCAGGACCGGCCCCGACAGCTTCGACTGCTCCGGCCTCACCAGCATGGCGTACAAGGCGGCGGGCGTCAGGATCTCCCGGATGTCCCAGGACCAGTGGAACGACGGCCCGCACGTCGACCGCGCCAACCTCCAGCCCGGCGACCTCGTCTTCTTCTACGACGACATCCACCACGTCGGGCTGTACATCGGCGACGGCAAGATGATCCACGCGCCGCGCACCGGCAAGAACATCGAGGTGCTGCCGATCTCGGTGATGCCGTACAAGGGCGCCGTCCGCCCGGCCTGA
- a CDS encoding M56 family metallopeptidase: MTLALLLLYLMAVGVLLPRRLAGSARLQARPAAGAALWLALMASFTVAAALTAHHALEPFAHEPAGLLGLLPHAEPAGPVLPHTHDWWLLTAAGAAVAVLVAAVGLRTGRARRRHRAMLDLVAVRDGRWGALVLEHAHPTVYCLPGRRARVVLSSGALRLLDERQLAAAVAHEHGHIRGRHHLFRLPADTFALLLGPLPLARTGRSEVALLLEMAADDAALARVSRGELASALCSLATFGASPAPAGEAPGEAPGEAPGEALAAASTGTLARVRRLARPGGGRRQRAWQFGLLALPVLPYLLACAPHP; the protein is encoded by the coding sequence GTGACCCTCGCGCTGCTCCTGCTCTACCTGATGGCGGTCGGCGTCCTGCTGCCCCGCCGGCTGGCCGGCTCCGCCCGGCTCCAGGCCCGCCCGGCGGCGGGCGCGGCGCTCTGGCTCGCGCTGATGGCCTCGTTCACCGTGGCTGCGGCGCTCACGGCGCACCACGCGCTGGAGCCCTTCGCCCACGAGCCGGCCGGGCTGCTCGGTCTGCTCCCGCACGCCGAGCCGGCCGGGCCCGTCCTCCCGCACACCCACGACTGGTGGCTCCTGACCGCCGCCGGCGCCGCGGTCGCCGTCCTGGTGGCCGCCGTCGGCCTGCGCACCGGGCGGGCCCGGCGGCGGCACCGGGCGATGCTCGACCTGGTCGCCGTACGGGACGGGCGCTGGGGCGCGCTGGTGCTGGAGCACGCGCACCCGACCGTCTACTGCCTGCCCGGGCGGCGCGCCCGGGTCGTCCTGTCGAGCGGGGCGCTGCGGCTGCTGGACGAACGGCAGCTCGCCGCAGCCGTCGCCCACGAACACGGGCACATCCGGGGCCGCCACCACCTGTTCCGGCTGCCGGCGGACACCTTCGCGCTGCTCCTCGGGCCGCTGCCGCTGGCCCGCACGGGGCGCTCGGAGGTGGCGCTGCTGCTGGAGATGGCCGCCGACGACGCGGCGCTGGCCCGGGTGTCGCGGGGCGAACTCGCCTCGGCGCTCTGCAGCTTGGCGACCTTCGGGGCCTCGCCCGCTCCAGCCGGCGAGGCACCCGGGGAGGCGCCCGGCGAGGCCCCCGGGGAGGCGCTCGCCGCGGCCTCCACCGGAACGCTGGCCCGGGTGCGTCGGCTGGCCCGCCCGGGCGGCGGCCGTCGGCAACGCGCCTGGCAGTTCGGCCTGTTGGCGCTGCCGGTGCTGCCGTACCTGCTGGCCTGCGCGCCACACCCGTAA
- a CDS encoding BlaI/MecI/CopY family transcriptional regulator translates to MDRLWSWGRPATVREVVDDLQQQRAVAYTTVTTVADILHTKGWLRRDKVGRAWVYEPTCTREEYTARLMHQALDTTSDRAGALLRFIDRISGDEATALLAALEQVKARDAQ, encoded by the coding sequence ATGGACCGGCTCTGGTCCTGGGGCCGGCCGGCCACGGTGCGCGAGGTGGTGGACGACCTGCAGCAGCAGCGGGCGGTCGCGTACACCACCGTCACCACGGTCGCCGACATCCTGCACACCAAGGGCTGGCTGCGCCGCGACAAGGTCGGCCGCGCCTGGGTGTACGAACCGACCTGCACCCGCGAGGAGTACACCGCCCGGCTGATGCACCAGGCCCTGGACACCACCTCCGACCGGGCCGGAGCACTGCTCCGGTTCATCGACCGGATCAGCGGGGACGAGGCCACCGCCCTGCTCGCCGCCCTCGAACAGGTGAAGGCCCGGGACGCGCAGTGA
- a CDS encoding FtsX-like permease family protein encodes MRLGAWRVALRIARRDALRAKGRSALIVAMVALPVLGVTGADVVHRSGQLTPAERVERVVGQADALVTALSPGRAVEQAPVAEDGAFSVDTRAGQQPTAEQLKGASTDPVTLVSALLPPGSALTPARPGSETGANTPEGLVRTLTTEADLGDPIWHGRIDLVEGRAPKAPHELAVTRAFLDHSGLKVGATTTVLGLESTPFTVTGIVEHPDDLGRVELVARPGELLDPMAAAAAPGQSAAERTSGERTRWLVRLPAGAALDWAKVQEFNAYGYTLTARSVALAPPPNAAVPYFRDGYRYRDPAADNSTKVVVGTVTGMALLEVALLAGPAFAVGARRSRRQLALLGAAGGRRTHVGAVVLGGGLVLGAAGALAGVVLGTGLVAVLRSRIEQVGGARFGHFALPPLDLLAIAGIGLVTALLAAALPALQAARRSVTAGLTGRDTIRRPSRLITVTGLLLVLLGAGVAMYGAGAVQRGLPVVSTFDTRTLTVLGGSMTAELGLLLCTPMLVAAIGRAAGKLPLGPRLALRDSARHRSRTAPAVAAVMAAVAGAVAIGVYSTSTDAENRRDYRPQAPYGAVRLTSFTEGAGTDQVRTEVEKQLTGLGPRGDLAQAVYRFCPNCSSTVQLKGTANWRTLTEQPHLAVGDATVLHNLFGIHDPAAEQALAAGKLLVFDRTLVGADGKAVMVLRGGGGEPLQPGEVPKPDLQEVPVEAVLVDNPNAARFAQGMVLPSALPALGLSAQPTGSVWLPATPPDRKQQQRAEAATIRVDRFSTLDIERGYQPKSDALTLALTGFAGLVVLGAAGIATGLAAADSRQDQATLAAVGAPPRIRRTMAGLQCALIALLGALLGAANGFVPAVGLLKSRASGFGARPAMITAPWGELLLVVLVLPVVAGLLAALFTKSRIPLGRRLS; translated from the coding sequence GTGAGGCTGGGAGCCTGGCGGGTCGCCCTGCGCATCGCCCGCCGCGACGCCCTGCGGGCCAAGGGCCGCAGCGCCCTGATCGTCGCCATGGTCGCGCTGCCCGTGCTCGGCGTCACCGGCGCCGACGTCGTCCACCGCAGCGGTCAACTCACCCCTGCCGAGCGGGTCGAGCGGGTGGTGGGCCAGGCGGACGCCCTGGTCACCGCGCTCTCCCCGGGCCGCGCCGTCGAGCAGGCGCCGGTCGCCGAGGACGGCGCCTTCAGCGTCGACACCCGCGCCGGGCAGCAGCCGACGGCCGAGCAGCTGAAGGGCGCGAGCACCGACCCGGTGACCCTGGTCTCCGCCCTGCTGCCGCCCGGCAGCGCACTCACCCCGGCCCGGCCCGGGTCGGAGACCGGCGCGAACACGCCGGAAGGCCTGGTCCGCACCCTCACCACCGAGGCCGACCTCGGCGACCCGATCTGGCACGGCCGGATCGACCTGGTCGAGGGCCGCGCCCCGAAGGCACCGCACGAACTCGCCGTCACCCGCGCCTTCCTGGACCACTCCGGGCTCAAGGTCGGCGCCACCACCACCGTTCTCGGCCTGGAGAGCACCCCCTTCACGGTGACCGGCATCGTGGAACACCCCGACGACCTCGGACGGGTCGAACTCGTCGCCAGGCCGGGCGAGTTGCTCGACCCGATGGCCGCCGCGGCCGCGCCCGGCCAGTCCGCCGCCGAACGCACCTCGGGCGAGCGCACCCGCTGGCTGGTCCGGCTCCCGGCGGGGGCCGCGCTCGACTGGGCCAAGGTTCAGGAGTTCAACGCCTACGGCTACACGCTCACCGCGCGCTCCGTCGCGCTCGCCCCGCCGCCGAACGCGGCCGTCCCGTACTTCCGGGACGGCTACCGCTACCGCGACCCGGCGGCCGACAACAGCACCAAGGTGGTCGTCGGCACCGTCACGGGCATGGCGCTGCTGGAGGTCGCCCTGCTCGCCGGGCCCGCCTTCGCCGTCGGCGCCCGCCGCTCCCGCCGCCAGCTCGCCCTGCTCGGCGCGGCCGGCGGCCGGCGCACCCACGTCGGCGCGGTGGTGCTCGGCGGCGGCCTGGTCCTCGGCGCGGCCGGGGCGCTGGCGGGCGTGGTGCTCGGCACCGGACTGGTCGCCGTCCTGCGGTCGCGGATCGAACAGGTCGGCGGCGCCCGCTTCGGGCACTTCGCCCTGCCCCCGCTGGACCTGCTCGCGATCGCCGGGATCGGCCTGGTCACCGCCCTGCTCGCGGCCGCGCTGCCGGCCCTGCAGGCCGCCCGCCGAAGCGTCACCGCCGGGCTCACCGGCCGGGACACCATCCGCAGGCCCAGCCGTCTGATCACCGTGACCGGCCTGCTGCTGGTCCTCCTCGGCGCCGGCGTCGCGATGTACGGCGCGGGCGCGGTGCAGCGCGGACTGCCGGTGGTCAGTACCTTCGACACCCGCACCCTCACCGTGCTCGGCGGCTCGATGACCGCCGAACTCGGGCTGCTGCTCTGCACCCCGATGCTCGTCGCGGCGATCGGCCGGGCCGCCGGGAAGCTGCCGCTGGGGCCCCGGCTCGCCCTGCGCGACTCCGCCCGGCACCGCTCGCGCACCGCCCCGGCCGTCGCCGCGGTGATGGCCGCGGTGGCCGGTGCCGTGGCCATCGGGGTGTACAGCACCAGCACCGACGCCGAGAACCGGCGCGACTACCGGCCGCAGGCCCCGTACGGCGCCGTCCGGCTCACCAGCTTCACCGAGGGCGCCGGGACCGACCAGGTGCGCACCGAGGTGGAGAAGCAGCTCACCGGGCTCGGCCCGCGCGGCGACCTCGCCCAGGCGGTCTACCGGTTCTGCCCCAACTGCTCCAGCACCGTCCAGCTCAAGGGCACGGCGAACTGGCGCACCCTCACCGAGCAGCCGCACCTGGCCGTCGGGGACGCCACCGTGCTGCACAACCTGTTCGGCATCCACGACCCGGCCGCCGAGCAGGCGCTGGCCGCCGGGAAGCTCCTGGTCTTCGACCGCACCCTGGTCGGTGCCGACGGCAAGGCCGTCATGGTGCTGCGCGGCGGCGGCGGTGAACCGCTGCAGCCGGGCGAGGTCCCCAAGCCCGACCTCCAGGAGGTCCCGGTCGAGGCGGTCCTGGTCGACAACCCGAACGCCGCCCGCTTCGCCCAGGGCATGGTCCTGCCCTCCGCGCTCCCGGCCCTCGGGCTCTCCGCACAGCCCACCGGCTCCGTCTGGCTGCCCGCCACCCCGCCCGACCGCAAGCAACAGCAGCGCGCCGAGGCGGCCACGATCCGGGTCGACCGCTTCTCCACCCTGGACATCGAACGCGGCTACCAGCCGAAGAGCGACGCCCTCACCCTGGCGCTCACCGGCTTCGCCGGGCTGGTCGTGCTCGGCGCAGCCGGGATCGCCACCGGCCTCGCCGCCGCCGACTCCCGGCAGGACCAGGCCACCCTGGCCGCCGTCGGCGCACCGCCGCGGATCCGACGGACCATGGCGGGCCTGCAGTGCGCACTGATCGCCCTGCTCGGGGCGCTGCTCGGGGCGGCCAACGGGTTCGTGCCGGCGGTGGGGCTGCTCAAGTCCCGGGCCAGCGGGTTCGGCGCCCGGCCGGCGATGATCACCGCGCCGTGGGGCGAGCTGCTGCTGGTCGTGCTGGTGCTGCCGGTGGTGGCGGGGCTGCTGGCGGCGCTGTTCACCAAGTCCCGGATCCCGCTGGGGCGGCGGCTGTCCTGA